TCAGAGGGTTTTGGCTTTGCTCTTTGTGTACTTGGTCTTATAACTGATTCTCTGTGAGTCTGACTTGGTTTATACACTGAGAACGTAACTAGGGTGGTCACCTCTGAAGCTGACTACTTTTGCTCTCTAGACATTTCTCTGGAAGAACCTGGCAGTCATTAGATTGAAAGATCCAGTTTCCCCCTAGACCCTCAAGACACAAGGAACTCTTGTCCTGCTGGAattcctccatcttctctggcCTCTTGAAAAGCAAGCCTAGCCCTGGACACCTCACAGCAGCGCACGTCATCACAGCAGCGTACGTCATCATGAAGAGCCCCAGCAgtgcttttttattttcctgtgacTGAAAAACACTCATACCACCAGCACAGGGACGCTGACTGTGTGTCAGATAGCTCTACTTTGGCTTATTTCAATCTGCACAAAGAggaagtatttttctttctcttttgagttCAATAATTGTTTAtgtttatattcttttctttctagtttaTAGAGTATGATGTTAATATAATATACTAATTTTGAAAAGATTTCCTCTTTCTGTATATGTGCACCTGTGTTCAGGTTCCCTTGGAAGCCAAGAGAGCGTCAGACGGAATGGAAGTCACAGGAATGGAGTCACCCAGTGTGTGTGCTGTCTCTGCAAAGACAGCAGattatcttaactgctgagcctttctCCAGCCCAATACAATGGATTTAAGCAAGACATATGCGACCAACTAAAATGCCTTCTTTTGGTTGTATATTATGATCTCCAAGTTGTCTTGGGCATACAACACTAGTAAACAGCACACGATTTGGTAGCACATAAGCCACAATGGAAATACACGCATTTACAGCGTATATGCACATGcactattatattaatatattatgtaattataaaatataaaatagctaAGTAATTTAACATGTAGCTTTTACTATTAATGGCAAATAATCACATTATCACTAGAAATCTTTCATAACATTTAATAATAATgtgattttaatttactttattattttggaACATCTTGACTTAATCTTTTCTGACTGAGCAATTTAAGGTTCAATTTGTTTTGAGGCCTGGTTTTAAGAGCCGTCATAGATACCTCAGAAAATTATGCGGCTCTAAATGAGACCAGGTGATCATGGCCCTGATACTCTCTGCTTTTAGTTCCGTCCTCTGATAATGAAAAGCTGGTTTCTAATTTGTTTAATTAATATTGTTTTGCTATAGCTGACTAGAACCCAGAAATAAGTATCTATCTTTCCTGATATCATAGATAGGTTTtgaaaatgtactacattttggaatttattatacaaaaatgaattttaatgtaccctttgactatttatttatttatttatttatttatttatttatttatttaggtttttcgagacagggtttctctgtgtagccctggctgtcctggaactcactctctagaccaggctggcctccaactcagaaatccacctgcctctgcctcccaagtgctgggattaaaggtgtgtgccaccactgctgcccaGCGACAATTTTATACAtggatacaatgtattttgattgtcTTCAGTCCCTACCCTCTTCCCTTATCCTGCTCCATGCCCTCTGGAATCCTTTTGCCTCCTAACACGCTCCTGTCAGAATCCCTGACTTTTTTTAATGGCCCACTGAGTCCAAGGATGCCcacatgtgcatgggtgtggcgTTAAGTACCAGTGACCACGCTCCTGAAGACAACTGCCATTCACTCCCCCAGCTGCCATCCGTTCACTGTCAACAGCTCCTCAGGAAGAGGGTAGGACCTCAAATATCCCTTGCCCATACACAGTTATacttaaaaaaactaaaactactAAAACTTGCAAGATATTTTTAGCCAGGTCAAGACATTCCATTTTCCAACATAGCACACACGCATACAAAGAGTTTAAACAGGCAACCCACATGATTTTGTAAAACGAAGCCATATTTACACATTTTCAAAGTGCTCTCTACAAGGTGGTAGGGTGGAGTTTGGACTGGAAGCCATTACTCTCTTCACTGAGGGTTATGCACTGTCTCTGTCATAGTTTTTCCAAGTCCAACCTGGTGGTACAGATCTGTTAATCCCAGCTACTCGGATGGCTGAGGCAAGATAACACAAATTTACACtcagaatgagtttcaggccagtgtgGGCGACTGGTGAGGTCCTGCCTAAAATGAAAACTACGAGGTGGGCTGGGGACATAACTCAATGACAGGGCACTCGTGTAGCATGCAAGAACCTGGGCTTAAGGCccagttccaaaaaaaaaaaaaaaaaaaagtctccaaaaATCTCTACAAGGCATCGTCTACTCTAACCATGTAACAGACACTTAAAGGTCAGAAAATCTGGGCAACTCCTTTGTTTCTTAATAGGAAGGGAAGTAAATGCCAAGTTTTAATTCCTCTCAGAATCTATCACTGTAAGGTAGAACTATATTGAGATTCGCCACTTGTCACAACACGCACGAAGCACATAAACAGATGCtaatatacatttaaaacttGCTTTTACAAAACCACCTAACATTCTCCTGTAGCCCTTTGTATGCATCAGGATACATGCTCTCCTTCAATAGCTTGCTCAATGGCTTGCCTGTGAGCGAGGCAGCAAGTGAATTTCATATATGTCACTGTTAATGATAATGCGCACAATCCTTATTCAAATAACCTGCTTGATAATTTCCATTGAGCAGAGCTGGCTTCCGGCCAGACTCCATTCAATTACTTTTCTCCCAAAAGCGGATACGTGCCAGATGTCCCCCTAtccattccctctctctctgcttcactaTCAGAGCCTCTATTAAGTGGGCACAGGGTTGTCCGaagcccctccctttctcccctgagaTACAAGCAGGAGAACCTAAGAGTTGCTCACTGGGATGTAACCTCAAAAGCAAAGTTGGGTTTCTGTGCTCTTTCCACCTAACACTGGTATCCAGGCGCAATAGAAACAGCCATCCTGCTGGAAGCAGCAGCCAGCAGTTAAAGCTGCCAGAGGAATGAGAAAAGGAGAGCCTGGGTCCCTCAACTATGACGTCATCATTCAGGCCTGGCTTTCCTACGTTTACTGtagagaaatatacatatatctttTGTGCTCTGTCAGTATTTAGATTTTTCTAGATGTTGCTAGTGATTAAAACCGAATTAATATACCTGGTGACAGCTGAGGATGGGCTCAGCTAGAGACCAGAGGAGAGGGCTGCATGTGCGGGGACCAGAGGAGAGGGCTGTGTGTGCGGGGACCAGAGGAGAGGGCTGCATGTGTGGGGACCAGAGGAGAGGGCTGCATGGGCTTGTGCTGGCTACTAACATTATAACCTGCAGGTTCCTAGCACAAACTGCCCTCAGGCCACTTGGACTACATAACGCAATCTTAAGATGCACTTAACGTGTAATCCACAACTGGTGGCAGCAGCATAGGAAGTGAATGAAGGAGGAGCCTCCATTGTGCCTGAGGTAACAACCTCCAGCTCTTCTCCCCAACTTGAAAACCACGTGTCGCCTTGCTGATAAATGCAGACTGTGTCAAGTATCAAAAGGCTTTTTCGTGACACATAAACTCACAAGCTCTCCTGCACCTCTCCTTACAAGCCCCTGTCCAAGGGAGGATCTAGACTCCCAGCTAACAGACTATGGATTTCTCTCCTGATCCATAACACTACGGTGTAAGAGGAAATGTCCAAAGGTGAAAAATCAACATAGAGCAGGCTCCCTGTTAAACTCCAATTCTTCGAGAGCAAATGGGATACACAAGAGGCCGGATGCAGCGGTCTTAGCATCTGTACCTGAACACCTCCAGCACTGTCCTCGCTGGTAGCTTGGGAGCCACTCGACTAAACGCCCTCTTGAAATCTTCTAGAGTTAAAAATCCACGATCtatatggaaataaaatatgaaacattAGCATGCCTATAAAGCCTGAGAACTATGACTTCAACCATGATAGTCATGGGAAGCtaaattttagtattttattaaaaggaaggggaaaagcaGTAGTTTACGGTTGATCTTACATAGATCTCACATTGTACCCCCAGTGAGCACATCTCCCTGGAAGAACGTCAGACTGTGGTGGTGACGCCCTACCCTTTGATGCAGTGCTGGGTAAGCTGGAAGACCACTGCTAGCCGTACACCGTCTGAGTCTCTAAGTCCTAGGGAAATGACTGCATAGACGTGATGCACTAGGCTTCGAGTCTTTGTGCTCTGCCAAAACTCCCTGTCTTCCAAACTCCCTGTTTTCTGGCTTGGCATTAGAGCTGTGATATATTAATATTTAGAGGGAAATTATAACGATCACCAGTGCATGAATCTTGGAAGTCATACCTACTGTGGAAAATGATCGTTCCAGTCACGTATGAGTCACAGTGAGAGTGGCAGAAGTGTCTCTCACACATCCATGGGTGGCTTGTGGCTTATGTCCCGGCAAGGCCAGTCCTTTGGCGATCACCATTACAGCATGGGAACAACAGGCAAGCACACAGGTACAGTACACAATCCAGTTATACAAATGTAAATATTGCATCCAGGGTATACGACAGAAACTTAGTATCCCAAAGTAGGAAAGGCTCCTCAGCAACACCTGCGGTCACTGCCAATGAGTGTAGTATAATCTGCCAACTGTACTGCACATTTAGTTCATTGTGATAAATTCCCATTCACAGTTCCTCAGTAGCAATTCTTACATGAAAACACTTTAGAGACACTTACAGTGCACGTCGAAAGCTGTGAAGATCTGCCTTATCTCATTCCGATAGAGTCgcgcttccttctttctctttacgGCACTCAAAAACCCCTCAAGTGAAACACCTAGAAGTtgtgggagaaaaaaaacaaaaaaaaaacaactttttttttcctgccatagATGACTATGACTATTTCTCTTCAGGAAAAAGTAAGCCAGACTTAAACAGACTTAAATATTACAAGTCATCTGAGTTTTATCTTTCACAGAGGGCATTTACTCCTAAATACAGGAAAAAAGGCATCGTGTTGTGCTACATTTGAAGCGGGCCCAACCCTAGCAATCAACAGTGACAACCAGAGACACGCAGGCCCACTGAGCTTCTGAAGGGACGGGGAAACCATGACCTTGAGAAAGTTTAACACTCTCCCTCTACTGGATCCAAATGACAGGCATGGTAGCGCTTATTGAAGAAAGTCACATAATTTTCCTTCCCCTACGCTGCTTTAATACCTTTGGCTTTTCCTGGCCAGATGTCATTTCagcaggtttttttcccccaactgGGAGATAGGGTCAGAGAAGTAGTTTCTCAAAAGTCAATACCAATTGTATGCCACAGACGAAGGTGGAGAGAATATTACATAAACAATGGAGCTGGCGCCATCCCCAGCCCTGGATACACCCCACAACGTGTTCAGCAGCCTCGGGCGCAGCTTCCCGCCACTCTCGTAATAAAAGAGCCCAGCATGATGATATGAGATTGGGCACTGTGCTTACAATGTCTATTAAAATGAATTCTAATGTGATCTTTGTAGCAGGTTTAAGGAGCAGAGCCAAGAATTTAGACATTTTAGTGAACCGAGCCTGAAATATATAGAAAGAGCAGTTAATCTGCGTACTGCACGATCttccttgttttaaaaatagtccCAAACTATCTAACAAGTATGTGTAACTATTTTTTGGGCGATGTAACTAATGATATTAAACCGTGTCTTTCCTAAAATAGCTTCAAGTGTTTACAATgttaaaacaattttcttaatttcatttttgtgAGATTAATGACTTGGAGGCTTTTAAAATGATCTATGTAGTTTTATGCTTTTAAATGATTATTATCCACATTTTAAGAACCCACTATGGGCCAGCCATTGTGAAAAATGCTGGAGGTAGAAGGTGAAAAAGAACGTGATTCAAGTTCCAAGGGAACAGTATGCTAGGGAAGGAGGCCATTATGTGTTTGACTGCAAGTGCACACATCCCTGAAAACTGTGGCTCACTCAATGATGGGGATGGAAGGTTGTGAACAAAGGACCCAGGAGCCCTTATAGTATAGACGGGATGAGGGGGCTCTTACAGGAAGAGATAGTTCAGCTAAAAACTAAACCATGAAAATACTAAAAGTAGCTACAGGATGAGAAGACGAGAAATCCGGGCAGTGGACAACACATGCCAAGGCCATGGggtaggaagggaaaggaggcCATGCAACTAGAATAGGTTCAGAGTGAGAGGAAGAAACACAACACAATGACTGGTGAGGGACAAGGGGCCTGAACTCTCAGTCCTCTGAGACCGCAGTAAGAAACAAGAGCTTTACTGAAGCTGAAATAGCAAGTCAGGAAAAGGTTTTCCTTAGCCAGTAGTATGATCTGATCTAGAACTTGGAAATGTATTTCAGGGTATGGCTGTTGTGAAGAAGGACTGGGAATAAAAGCAACAATGTAAAAGGAGAGACAGGGTAGGAGGCAAGCGCTCCGTGGGTGGTGGCAGCAGAGGGGATAGAGGTGGGAGGCCATGCTCTAGAACACAACAGATGAGACAGGTGAGGTGTCAGACAGAACACAGAGGTTCTGGGTCCAGTGCTAGGTGGTCTGAGGGGGTAAGGGGATGAGGATGCCTCTGGGAAGGGTAGGGCCAGAGGACAGAGAAAGTGCTGTGGTTTAGATGGGCTGACTGTGCTACACATTGGAGCCAGCTAAGAGGAAAAAGGACCAGGAGGCAGCTGGCCTTAGGCTTCTAGGCAGAAGGTATCTCCCATTATCTACCAGCAATAATGGCGGGCAGCGAGTCAATAAATAACAGCCATCCACGTCTGTTGGTGTCCATGAAAGATGGAGGTTTCAGGATCCCCGATCAGATATCAAATATggaggatgccaaaatcccttaTATGAAATGATACAGTGTTTGTATGTATCCCTACACAACTGTCCTGTAAACTTCAAATGGCCTCCAGACCACTTGTAATGGCTAATGTACCATAACTGCTCTGTATGTAATTGGGCTGCATTGTTTAGTCAACAACGATGAAGAAAAAACAACTCCACATATATTCAGTTCAGTTGTGACTTTTGTCCAAATACCGTGGTTAGCTGCAGTGCAGCACCTTCGGATGCAGGGAGCAGACTGTGCTGCACTAAATTAGCATATgcagtagtatttttttttcctgcagttgCTAAGGACAGAGATTGACGCAGCTCTATTCGCATCTAATCACCCTGGGACCagagaacatattttaaaaggctAGCTGAGGTTGAAATTGAAGTCTAACCATGCATGTTCCCAAAGATCATATCCATAACTTTTAGTTTCATGAACTCCAAAAGCTAATAAATTAAATCACATCTAGAGTTGCTGATACTCCTGAGTAATTTATTCCCGGGTGATGTGCATTCTGTAAGATCTCTCAGCACCCTGCGCCAGCccactctccagcccctctaacaCACATCCTGGCACTTCCTGCCTCCACAGGCTCCAAGCACCTGGTGCCCTGGCCCTTATAACCACACCGCCTGAGAGCACCTCTTGCCTTACTTCTCCTAGTGAGTTTTTATTACACATCTCCTTCCAGACACAACGGACGCATTGCCTTTACTTTAAAGGTTCCCTGATGTGTCTCAGTTGAGTCTCTTTTACTGCGACCAGCAACCCAGAGGTCACAACACAGTCAGGGAATGGATTGGGCTCTTTGGCAGGGGTCTGAATACATGTCTAGGCAACAGATCTAGGGAAAAGGACTGTGTGCTGTTCAAACATTCATTCCCAGCATTCAGCATCATGCCTGTGTAGAACAGGCATTCATTACATGCGTGCTGGGTAACATGTAATGAATTAATAAGAATGAACATGGAGATATCATTTCTAATtttcagcaaaacaaaacaaaaaaaaacaacattaagATATGTGTTATGCAAGGTCAACTTATGCTGCTgaaggggaacacttctccattgctgagaGGATGGCAAACgtatacagccactttggaaatcaatacggtggtttctcagaaaagaaGGAATTGATCTAACTCAAAACCctgctgtaccactcctgggcatatacccaaaagatgtttcacAATACCACATGGACACTTGCTcacctatgttcatagcggctttattcataatagccagaaactagaaacaacgcagatgtccctcaactgaagaatggatagcgaaaatgtggtatatttacataatggagtattaattaaaaacaatgacatcatgaaaatttaaggcaaatatatggaaatagaaaaaaatcacagagtgatgtaacccagacctaaaaagaaaaccaaccatgGCATATAGtcacttttaagtggatattagcagtAAAAGATAATTATGCTTCAattcacagacccagagaagTTAAGGAACAAGAAGGGCTCAAGGGGGTCACTTGAATCTCACTGTGAAAGGGAGAAAGAATAGACACTGTGGGTGGATGGTGGGAGGGTGGGGTCTGAatgggagagtgggggtgggagcagaagggctcaggtgggggaaggatgaaggagagagtcctgggagagacaactggaatcagGGAAGCATCTATTAGAAAAGCTAGAAAACTTGGGCAATAAAAACTCCtgggaatctatgagggtgaccctagctagcaatgggggatatagaacctgaacTGGCCAATTCCTagaaccaggcaagacttccagtggagagattaggacaccaacccagccacaaaacctttgacctacaatttgtcctgcctacaagatgtgctgggcTAAAGGtgacacagaacttgtgggagtggccagccaatgactggtccagcttgagacctatGACGTGAGAGGGAGACCACCCCTGGCATTGCCTAGAGGGCAAGGACCCATGGCTGGATAGCTCAGAGACCTAAGCTAGAACCAATCATGCCTggcaaaaaggggggggggaagggggagaggagaggaagaaagaggagaaagaagaggaggaggaggaggaggaggaggtggaggagcacaagaacaagaacaagaacaacaattcTCAGAGACTGGCATCTtgcccagttgtcatcagagtcttcacccagcaactgatggaaacagatgcagagatccgcagccaaacattaggcagagcttaggGAATCCTGCGGAAGCAAGGGAGGAAAGATACTACAAGAAAGTCAACAAAATCAACTCTCCTGAGCTCAGAGGGGCTTACAGAGAAGACCTACCTACcatggagcctgcatgggactgaccaAGGCCCTCTGTATATAAGTTaaagttgtgtagcttggtgttcttgtgggactcctaacaatgggagcaggggctgtctctgactttgttgcctgcctttgggcccctttcctcctactgccCCACCCAGTCTTGACAGGAgcggaggtgcctagtcttactacaACTTCATATGCCATGGCTGCTGATAACCGTGAGGGCCTGCccctttctgaagggaaatggaggaggagtggatgaggGAGGGGGATactgagaggagagaagggaggggaaactctGGTCaggatataaacataaataaataataaaaaaatttaaggtgtgtgtgttttgaatcaTCTTTAACTCCAAAAAGTAATGGCAAAAAGCAAATTACTTTTCATTTACAGAGCCAGTAAAATAAACCATtgctttaggggaaaaaaaaaaagcattcggTGAGAAGGAAAGCAATGGCTAAGATCTGCTCTGATCATGGCAGCTCACTCAGAGAGATGCGAGGCAGAGTGTAGCTGTATGGTTCAATGGGTGATGCATAAGAAAAGGGAGCATATGAATGCTGTTGTCGGTTTAATTACATATTCAGATAACACATCCACACTTGGAGTTATACAGTATGCAGGTCATCATAGTATAGAAAACAAATGttctttaggtttttttaaaataggaaaaatatttaaattgtatgtTTGCTACcacttaaatgaaaaaaaaaacaatctaatAACACAAATAACTCTATTATGAATAATCATGTTTTTTCATACTATTTTCCCCCAGAGTCATATACCTCATATTTTCAGCTCAGTGGAGATCAGAGGCACTGGGTACACATTAAACCATGTAAATACATGGTCCACAGCATGCCCTCAGGTTGTCTACCAGGGCCACACACAACCAAACACAAGCCCTTTTTCTGGAGACTACATTTTCATTTAGCACGGCTTTCCTTCTGCAATACCACAATTGCTCTCCAAAGCTAATACTTAATAATTTACTATTCTAAAGCTTTGCAACAAATACACTGATGTAAGGGTTGCAGATTTTGCTGCCTTTTAAATGGCCTAGAAATAGAATTCTTACTTCTAGCTCCACCTGCTGTCACAAGAGTCAAACCGAAATTACTGCTTCACAGACTCTCAAAAATTCCATTTAGGCCAAATCTCATATCCAATGCATTATCTGTGTCTGCCTGGGAGCTAACGAGTGTATTCTAGAAAATTCTAAATTGAAACACAATGTTGAGTTCTCTGTGTACACTGCTCCACTTATAGTTACCTACATACACGCCACTGGAGTTGCAAATCAGGGCCACACCACCAGTGGCACCACCAATTATAGGGTCTGGCTGTTTAGTTGTGTTCACTAACAGGTCTTACAGAGGTGTGGGCAATCTGTCAGTGTACCTGGTCTTTACCGGTGTTCTGCAGACTTTTTAAATAACAAGCCAGTGCCCACATTCCCCTGTTCAGAGTGTCGCTGGGAGTGGCCTCACAGGACGCCCGCCAGCCTGAGGCTCACGGCTTAGCTACTGTcagcttcctgccatggtgaaaaataaaaggcaaagaaTCCAGGAGAGGCAGAGCTGCTCTTTGCCTCTGGTTTCAGAGAGCTCAGTCAGTGACCCCTGGGTCCTGTCACCATGGCTGGAGTCCAGGATGGGAGAAACTGTCCCTTTGACAGTGTCAGATATATAAAAAGGAGACACAAGTGCCCCAGTGTCCCCTTCAAGGACACAGCTAATTTCCTTGGACTGGGCCCTACCTTTTAAAGCACCACCCCGACCCCCACCCAGGAGTGTCACAGGTTGGCGACCCAGCTGTCAATACACAGTCTTTGAAGAACATTTACGATCCAGACCATCATAAACTCCAATGCTTTTTACAAATCCTTCCTGATAATGTAAGTCTGGGCATTTTCTACACAACTGGAAAATACGTCCTTCCGTTTTGTTATCtatcctcaggaaaaaaaaaaaagaacgcttTTCATGTTCTATAATGaagatatgtatttatttttgcttccCAAACTACTTAATATGTGTGATACAGATATGCCATATAGAAAGAGACTGAAAAGGTGATTTTTCCCCCCTACTTTGTGAAAAGCTGCTTCCTAGGAGGGTAATCAGCTTTCACCACAGGGGTGAATAAGTATTCAAAAAAATCGAATAAAactatcaacatttttttttctttgaaagttcCATTATGTATATCTTTTTGTGGTTCACAGTTCTAAGCTTCAGG
The nucleotide sequence above comes from Mus musculus strain C57BL/6J chromosome 12, GRCm38.p6 C57BL/6J. Encoded proteins:
- the Efcab11 gene encoding EF-hand calcium-binding domain-containing protein 11 isoform X9, producing MLFGYKPSKIEADAVMSSVNPNTSGVSLEGFLSAVKRKKEARLYRNEIRQIFTAFDVHYRGFLTLEDFKRAFSRVAPKLPARTVLEVFREADQDSDGHVSFRDFEYAMNHGQSK